The proteins below come from a single Prolixibacter sp. NT017 genomic window:
- a CDS encoding NADH-quinone oxidoreductase subunit N, whose amino-acid sequence MINESIIIMRFEWLISLMIVVLFILNLMGVDKKPERFMNIVNVMLIINFVAGFIPIKDGYLFQGFYHTTALIVLEKNILNLGLLLIAFSAKQWIIESKRPAEFFMLMFSSVLGMYVMLSSGHILVLYLGLELSSLPLAALAAFNTDSRKSSEAGVKYILSSAFSTGITLFGISLLYGAVGNLGFDAIIQHIHEDALTLTAFVFILAGFSFKMSIVPFHMWTADVFEGAPTPVTNYLAVVSKGSVIFIFITVLYTVFGKLENAWLLAISVLSVMSMTVGNIFALRQQNLKRFLAFSSIAQVGFVLVGIAGASNMGTDSVVYFLVIYLLSNIALFSIVEAISDETGKITISDYKGLYKSNPFYAIIFTVALFSLAGVPPTAGFFGKLFLLTSGMGSGMYVLLGFATVNLVLSLYTYLRVVKAMFIDKEEERMPVVKKSLLTNFVLAVCLIGIIILGFAGVFYQYIDSISSQL is encoded by the coding sequence ATGATTAACGAATCAATTATAATCATGCGTTTCGAGTGGCTAATCTCCCTGATGATTGTGGTGCTGTTCATCCTCAATCTCATGGGAGTGGACAAAAAGCCCGAACGCTTCATGAACATCGTCAATGTGATGCTCATCATCAACTTTGTGGCCGGATTTATTCCCATCAAAGATGGTTACCTGTTTCAGGGATTTTACCACACCACAGCGTTGATTGTGCTGGAAAAGAATATCCTGAACCTGGGACTGTTGCTGATTGCCTTTTCGGCTAAACAGTGGATTATCGAATCGAAACGGCCGGCAGAGTTTTTTATGCTCATGTTCTCCAGTGTGCTGGGAATGTATGTGATGCTTTCCAGCGGGCACATCCTGGTCTTGTACCTGGGACTGGAACTTTCATCACTGCCGCTGGCTGCATTGGCAGCATTTAACACCGACAGCCGTAAATCTTCGGAAGCAGGTGTCAAATACATTCTGTCATCAGCCTTCTCTACCGGAATTACCCTTTTCGGGATTTCACTGCTGTATGGCGCGGTTGGCAACCTCGGTTTCGATGCCATCATTCAGCACATCCATGAAGATGCATTAACCCTGACAGCTTTCGTATTCATCCTGGCAGGATTCTCCTTCAAGATGTCCATCGTTCCGTTCCACATGTGGACAGCCGATGTATTCGAAGGTGCCCCGACGCCGGTCACCAATTATCTGGCCGTTGTGTCGAAAGGTTCGGTTATCTTCATTTTCATCACGGTACTTTACACCGTTTTTGGAAAACTGGAAAATGCGTGGCTGTTGGCTATCAGTGTGCTTTCGGTGATGAGTATGACGGTCGGAAATATCTTCGCTTTGCGGCAGCAGAACCTCAAACGGTTCCTGGCTTTTTCGTCTATTGCACAGGTGGGGTTTGTACTGGTTGGTATTGCCGGTGCGTCCAATATGGGAACCGACTCGGTGGTTTACTTCCTGGTCATTTACCTGCTGAGCAATATCGCGCTCTTTAGCATTGTTGAAGCCATCTCAGACGAAACAGGTAAAATAACGATCAGTGATTATAAGGGATTGTACAAATCGAACCCATTTTATGCTATCATTTTTACGGTGGCATTATTTTCTCTGGCCGGTGTTCCACCGACAGCCGGATTCTTCGGTAAGCTGTTCCTGCTGACTTCCGGAATGGGGTCGGGCATGTACGTCCTGCTGGGCTTTGCCACCGTTAACCTGGTATTGTCACTGTACACTTATTTGCGTGTGGTAAAAGCGATGTTCATCGATAAGGAAGAAGAACGTATGCCTGTCGTCAAGAAGAGTCTGCTAACCAATTTTGTGCTGGCAGTTTGTCTGATTGGTATTATCATACTTGGTTTCGCCGGTGTATTCTATCAATACATCGACAGCATCAGTTCACAACTTTAA
- a CDS encoding family 43 glycosylhydrolase: protein MKTRKLFVFAALVLGMSTMAFKAEAQPNQDSAEQPVTYCNPINIDYTYMIVNSHRNISYRSGADPAVVSFRGKYYMFVTRSLGYWYSDDLTHWLFIKPQDWYFQGSNAPAAYNYKDSILYVTGDPSGNMSLLYTDNPRKGDWKAVPAILWNLQDPDFFMDDGKAYMFWGSSNTFPIRGMELDPKQRFIKKSETVKLFKLHEDKHGWERFGPNHNDPKLSGYMEGAWLTKHNGKYYMQYAAPGTEWNTYADGVYIADSPLGPYAYMPNNPISYKPGGFINGAGHGSTVEGPGQQLWHFATMHISVNYKFERRIGMFPTFFDKDGLMHCNMNYGDYPHYAPAEPGEQGKFTGWMLLSYNKPIEASSHLKDFVPEHVNDEHVKTFWVVGNTDKPQWLKMDLGSVSTIRAIQVNYHDYHSNIYGRQKNLYEQYVIEGSGDGKTWSVIVDKRNNDKDVPNDYVQLAEPVKARYIRFTSYHVPTPYLAISGLRIFGNGNGKKPGKVKQFEVVRNSDRRDAHLTWKAQSKAQGYNVRWGIAPDKLYNSWLVYDKDSLDIRSLNIDQPYYFSVEAFNENGISPATETTKAK, encoded by the coding sequence ATGAAAACCAGAAAGTTATTTGTTTTTGCTGCTCTTGTGTTAGGGATGTCAACAATGGCATTTAAAGCAGAAGCCCAACCAAACCAGGACTCGGCTGAACAGCCGGTCACTTACTGTAATCCCATCAACATCGATTACACCTACATGATTGTTAATTCGCACAGGAATATTTCGTACCGCTCGGGCGCCGATCCGGCAGTGGTTTCCTTCCGGGGAAAATATTACATGTTCGTCACCCGTTCGCTCGGCTATTGGTACTCCGACGATTTAACCCACTGGCTATTCATTAAGCCGCAGGACTGGTATTTCCAGGGCTCCAATGCACCAGCTGCCTACAACTACAAGGATTCCATTCTGTATGTTACCGGCGATCCTTCCGGGAATATGAGTTTGCTCTATACCGACAATCCCCGAAAGGGTGATTGGAAGGCGGTACCGGCCATTTTGTGGAACCTGCAGGACCCGGACTTTTTCATGGATGATGGGAAGGCTTACATGTTTTGGGGCTCGTCGAATACTTTTCCCATCCGGGGAATGGAGTTGGACCCGAAACAACGCTTCATCAAGAAATCAGAAACCGTCAAATTATTCAAACTGCATGAAGATAAGCACGGTTGGGAGCGCTTCGGCCCGAATCATAACGATCCGAAACTCAGCGGGTACATGGAAGGTGCCTGGCTAACGAAACACAATGGCAAATATTACATGCAATATGCTGCACCGGGTACAGAGTGGAATACCTACGCTGATGGAGTCTACATAGCCGATTCGCCGCTGGGGCCGTACGCGTACATGCCGAATAATCCGATCAGCTATAAACCGGGAGGTTTTATTAACGGCGCCGGTCATGGGAGCACGGTTGAGGGGCCCGGTCAACAACTTTGGCATTTCGCTACCATGCACATCTCGGTGAATTACAAATTCGAACGCCGGATTGGTATGTTTCCTACCTTCTTCGATAAAGACGGTTTGATGCATTGTAACATGAACTATGGCGATTATCCGCATTATGCACCGGCAGAGCCCGGCGAACAGGGAAAATTTACCGGTTGGATGTTGCTTTCGTACAACAAACCGATTGAAGCGTCGTCGCATTTGAAGGATTTTGTCCCGGAGCATGTGAACGACGAGCATGTGAAAACCTTTTGGGTGGTGGGCAACACCGACAAGCCTCAATGGCTGAAGATGGATTTGGGCTCGGTTTCGACCATTCGGGCCATTCAGGTCAATTACCATGATTATCATTCGAATATTTATGGCCGGCAAAAGAATCTTTATGAGCAATACGTAATCGAAGGCTCCGGCGATGGAAAGACCTGGTCCGTTATTGTCGATAAGCGGAACAACGACAAGGACGTTCCCAACGATTATGTGCAACTTGCTGAGCCGGTTAAGGCCCGTTACATCCGGTTTACCAGTTATCACGTGCCGACGCCTTATCTGGCGATTTCCGGATTACGAATCTTCGGTAACGGAAATGGGAAGAAACCGGGAAAAGTAAAGCAGTTTGAGGTGGTGCGCAACAGCGATCGACGCGATGCTCACCTGACCTGGAAAGCGCAATCCAAAGCACAGGGATACAATGTACGCTGGGGAATTGCTCCTGACAAGCTTTACAATTCGTGGCTGGTTTATGACAAAGATTCGCTCGATATTCGCAGTCTGAATATCGATCAGCCTTACTACTTTTCCGTAGAAGCCTTTAATGAGAACGGGATTTCACCGGCAACGGAAACGACAAAAGCGAAATAG
- a CDS encoding murein L,D-transpeptidase — protein MKILRHILILPFIFFAILSTDGESVTSWIRKKVEHLAARQTLNDTVHLFCSPTLQKQYHEHFYAPFWSSDVRIDELMSLIRHCDVDGLQPMDYHLRILDSLARKTGNENAATRDILLTDAFILLSSHLLNGKIDPQTITPCWNISPVDDRITRFLIELPYVRVGDFYRSIIPQSHLYEGLRLQLKRYREIEKQGGWKTIPSGKILRPGNDDSRVALIRKRLLSTGEYDGPEPEQPNFYDDQLSEAVILFQRNHGLEALGTIGPQTLAEMNTPASERIRQIEVNMERIRWLPESFPDYYILINIPDYMLFVYDHHIPVGEHKVIVGRTYRKTPIFHSTLQYLVFNPTWTIPPNILKYDILPEAQKDSGYLAQRNIQVFESDGTKLKPEEVNFASADAPGYTYRQLPGDQNALGVVKFVFPNPYNVFLHDTPSKRLFNRVRRTFSSGCIRVERPIELAQYLLMEQPEWTSRKIDKTIESRKTQVVRFNRKPEVFLVYLTAWENDDGQLQFRDDIYSRDEPIYKELKSSPDESN, from the coding sequence ATGAAAATACTCCGTCACATACTGATTTTACCCTTTATTTTCTTCGCTATCCTCTCTACCGATGGTGAATCGGTTACCTCGTGGATTCGGAAGAAAGTAGAGCATCTCGCTGCCCGGCAGACATTGAATGACACCGTTCATTTGTTTTGTTCTCCTACGCTTCAGAAACAGTATCACGAGCATTTCTATGCGCCGTTCTGGTCCAGCGATGTGCGAATTGACGAACTGATGTCTCTCATCCGTCACTGTGATGTGGATGGTCTGCAACCCATGGATTATCATTTGAGAATTCTCGATTCGCTTGCGCGGAAAACGGGCAATGAGAATGCGGCAACCCGGGATATATTGTTGACCGATGCTTTTATACTGCTTTCTTCGCATTTACTCAATGGAAAAATTGATCCGCAAACCATTACTCCCTGTTGGAATATTTCTCCGGTTGATGACCGAATCACCCGGTTTCTGATTGAACTTCCGTATGTTCGGGTGGGTGACTTCTACAGGAGTATCATCCCTCAAAGCCATTTGTACGAAGGTTTGAGGCTCCAGTTAAAAAGGTACCGGGAGATTGAGAAACAGGGAGGCTGGAAAACAATACCTTCCGGGAAGATTCTCAGGCCCGGCAACGATGATTCACGAGTTGCATTGATCCGTAAAAGATTGCTCAGTACCGGCGAATATGACGGACCGGAACCGGAACAACCGAATTTTTATGATGACCAGTTGTCTGAAGCGGTCATTCTGTTCCAACGGAATCATGGTCTGGAAGCTTTGGGAACCATCGGTCCGCAAACCTTGGCAGAAATGAATACTCCGGCGTCGGAGAGAATCAGGCAAATCGAGGTCAATATGGAACGAATCCGGTGGTTGCCTGAATCTTTCCCGGATTACTATATTCTTATCAATATTCCGGACTACATGCTGTTTGTGTATGATCATCATATACCTGTTGGTGAACACAAAGTGATTGTGGGACGCACTTATCGCAAAACCCCCATCTTTCATTCGACGTTGCAATACCTGGTTTTTAATCCGACCTGGACCATTCCGCCCAATATTCTGAAATATGATATTTTGCCGGAAGCTCAAAAGGATTCAGGTTATCTTGCTCAAAGAAATATTCAGGTATTTGAAAGCGACGGAACAAAACTGAAACCGGAGGAAGTAAATTTTGCGAGTGCAGATGCTCCCGGCTACACGTATCGTCAGCTTCCGGGAGATCAGAATGCCCTCGGAGTCGTTAAGTTTGTATTTCCCAATCCATACAACGTATTTCTGCACGATACACCCAGCAAGCGTTTATTCAACCGGGTACGACGAACATTCAGTTCCGGCTGTATTCGCGTCGAAAGACCGATCGAATTAGCTCAGTATCTGTTAATGGAGCAGCCCGAATGGACGTCGCGGAAAATCGATAAAACGATCGAGTCTCGCAAAACGCAGGTCGTCCGTTTCAATCGTAAGCCAGAGGTGTTTTTAGTTTATTTGACGGCGTGGGAAAACGATGATGGACAGTTGCAATTCCGGGATGATATCTACTCGAGAGACGAACCCATTTACAAGGAACTTAAATCATCGCCGGATGAGTCGAACTGA
- a CDS encoding radical SAM/SPASM domain-containing protein produces MALKNKVFSLAVNTAITNRIFRNIASQKLDRYLHKTFLTAKSNALPSMLEKRYQFVSAMLHGIKNNLDKGHISPATMKKMLSVFIGENLKTDRIEKKNDAREIYFQKYGEYPPAFCVLSPTQACNLNCHGCYAVSDETANHRLSYETVRQVVRDVHDIFGSRFMTISGGEPFIYKDSGKTLLDLFEEFNDMFFLIYTNGTLITKEVAQRLAQLGNVTPAISVEGYRHQTDERRGTGVHSQVVDAMANLREAGVPFGISVTATKKNVNILLDDYFYDYFFGQLGATYMWQFQMMPVGRGKELLDLMITPRQRVELYHMWEKLIEQKRYCVADFWNSGALTEGCLAYGRWGGYFYINWDGKIMPCVFVPFYQDNVNDLYAEGKTLADGLHSKLMKNGRKWQHQYGFENGHHRENILMPCSIKDNFDNFRKNILPDEAIPENPEAEIIRTDEEYYRFLTEYDRELSHLTEEIWRKTYLT; encoded by the coding sequence ATGGCACTTAAAAACAAAGTTTTTAGCCTGGCCGTAAATACAGCAATTACTAACCGAATATTCCGAAACATTGCTTCACAAAAACTGGACAGGTATCTACACAAAACATTTCTAACTGCTAAAAGTAATGCACTTCCTTCCATGCTGGAAAAACGCTATCAGTTTGTTTCGGCTATGCTCCATGGCATCAAAAACAACCTGGATAAAGGCCACATATCTCCGGCCACGATGAAAAAAATGCTCAGCGTTTTTATTGGCGAAAACCTGAAGACCGACCGGATTGAGAAAAAGAATGATGCCAGAGAAATCTACTTTCAGAAATACGGAGAATATCCGCCGGCGTTTTGCGTGCTCTCACCTACGCAAGCCTGTAACCTAAACTGTCACGGATGTTATGCGGTGAGTGACGAAACAGCTAATCATCGCCTTTCGTATGAAACCGTTCGGCAGGTCGTCAGGGATGTGCACGATATCTTTGGCAGCCGTTTCATGACCATTAGCGGCGGTGAGCCTTTCATTTATAAGGATTCAGGAAAAACATTGCTCGACCTGTTCGAAGAGTTCAACGATATGTTCTTCCTTATTTACACCAACGGCACACTAATTACCAAAGAAGTAGCCCAACGGCTGGCACAACTGGGCAACGTAACGCCTGCCATTTCGGTAGAAGGATATCGACATCAAACCGATGAACGCAGAGGCACCGGTGTTCATTCTCAAGTGGTAGATGCAATGGCTAATTTGCGGGAGGCCGGTGTTCCGTTTGGCATTTCCGTAACCGCAACGAAAAAGAATGTCAATATTTTGCTCGACGACTATTTTTACGACTACTTTTTCGGACAACTCGGAGCAACCTATATGTGGCAATTCCAGATGATGCCGGTAGGTCGAGGAAAGGAATTGCTCGATTTGATGATTACGCCCCGACAACGGGTCGAACTTTACCACATGTGGGAAAAACTTATCGAACAGAAGCGCTATTGTGTCGCCGACTTTTGGAACAGCGGGGCTTTAACAGAGGGCTGCCTGGCCTACGGTCGTTGGGGTGGTTACTTCTACATCAACTGGGATGGAAAAATCATGCCTTGTGTGTTCGTTCCTTTTTACCAGGATAACGTGAACGATTTGTATGCCGAAGGGAAAACGCTGGCCGATGGACTGCATTCGAAACTGATGAAGAACGGACGTAAATGGCAGCATCAATATGGCTTCGAAAACGGGCATCACCGTGAAAATATTCTGATGCCATGCTCCATCAAGGATAACTTCGATAATTTCCGCAAAAACATTCTTCCGGACGAAGCCATTCCGGAAAATCCGGAAGCGGAAATCATTCGTACCGATGAAGAATATTACCGCTTCCTGACCGAATACGACCGGGAACTATCCCATCTGACAGAAGAAATCTGGAGAAAAACTTATTTGACTTAA